Proteins encoded together in one Coffea arabica cultivar ET-39 chromosome 2c, Coffea Arabica ET-39 HiFi, whole genome shotgun sequence window:
- the LOC113730756 gene encoding pullulanase 1, chloroplastic isoform X3 has product MSVVTISSSIPVLLPLLCSTPIPSSRSVLHHRIRNIHFNTSCVLPLESNNQSYLTRHPLGVAANIYPTGLRLTPTGLCCCSSSSGAMPLQAPTTSSSPPLPQVQVVHGWLLNMLPKCIDFYTVQDSLLYSRAFWVSKSLIAWNVEAGNGPCYLYASVTADLFVADNGIQGYDSKIELQGGDIGLPQCVIEKFPHIRHYKAFNLPPDLDVESLLKCQLAVAIFSSDGKCSSATGLQLPGVLDDLFSYCGPLGAVFSSETISLHLWAPTAQGVHAFIYKDLSLSDPSEIVQLKGQNGVWSAKVPRDWEGYYYVYEVSVYHPSTLQIEKCIVNDPYARGLSADGQRTLLVDLDSDLFKPEGWDNLADEKPHLLSFADISIYELHIRDFSANDFTVHPELRGGYLAFTLQDSAGMLHMKRLASAGLTHVHLLPTFHFGGVDDERHKWKDVDRQLLESLPPDSDQQQAHITAIQDEDGYNWGYNPVLWGVPKGSYASDANGSCRTLEFRKMVQIVPGYYLRSDIDGFIEHSTCTNNTASEHFMVERLILDDLLCWAVHYKVDGFRFDLMGHIMKRSMVKAKSMLQSLSMEKNGVDGSKIYIYGEGWDFGEVAKNGRGINASQFNLSGTGIGSFNDRIRDAMLGGSPFGHPLQQGFVTGLSLEPNGHDHGDKSAAELMLAVSKDHIQVGMAANLRDFVLTTFDGQEVKGSEVLTHDGVPVAYALWPTETINYVSAHDNETLFDIVSLKTPKDISLDDRCRMNHLATSMVALSQGIPFFHAGDEMLRSKSLDRDSYNSGDWFNRLDFSYNSNNWGIGLPPREKNERNWPLIQPRLADPDFKPHKSEIVAAVESFLTFLQIRYSSPLFRLRTANAVQERVKFHNTGPSWIPGVIVMSIEDGYEGVPGLTQMDECYSFVVVIFNACPTEVLFSSPVLRARTLQLHPMQLRSSDDIVKKSKYEASSGCFTVPARTSSVFVESRDA; this is encoded by the exons ATGTCTGTTGTTACAATTTCTTCTTCCATTCCGGTTTTGCTGCCATTACTATGTTCAACGCCGATACCCTCATCTCGCTCGGTGCTCCACCACCGTATCCGGAATATCCATTTCAACACTAGTTGTGTGCTACCACTAGAATCCAACAACCAGAGTTACTTAACCCGCCACCCACTCGGTGTCGCCGCCAATATTTATCCTACCGGATTACGTTTGACGCCAACTGGTTTATGCTGTTGCTCCTCCTCCTCAGGCGCAATGCCTCTTCAGGCCCCCACCACTTCATCATCTCCTCCTCTTCCCCAG GTTCAAGTTGTTCATGGCTGGCTGCTCAACATGCTACCTAAATGCATAGACTTTTATACGGTGCAGGATAGCTTATTGTACTCGAGGGCTTTTTGGGTCAGTAAATCTCTTATTGCCTGGAATGTGGAAGCTGGAAATGGTCCGTGTTATTTGTATGCCAGCGTAACTGCTGATTTATTTGTTGCGGATAATGGCATTCAAG GTTATGATTCAAAAATTGAGCTCCAAGGAGGAGATATTGGGCTTCCACAATGC GTGATCGAAAAATTTCCTCATATTCGACATTATAAAGCTTTCAACCTCCCTCCAGATTTAGATGTGGAAAGTCTACTCAAATGCCAACTGGCTGTTGCCATCTTTAGCT CTGATGGAAAATGCAGCAGTGCCACTGGTTTGCAGCTACCTGGTGTCCTTGATGATTTATTCTCTTATTGTGGACCTCTGGGCGCTGTTTTCTCAAGTGAGACTATCTCTCTTCACCTGTGGGCCCCTACTGCACAG GGTGTGCATGCATTCATATATAAGGACCTGTCTTTGAGTGATCCCTCAGAAATTGTCCAGCTCAAGGGGCAGAATGGTGTTTGGAGTGCCAAGGTGCCAAGAGACTGGGAGGGTTACTATTATGTTTATGAAGTCTCTGTATACCATCCAAGCACCTTGCAGATCGAAAAATGCATCGTCAATGACCCATATGCAAGAGG GCTTTCAGCTGATGGTCAACGGACATTGCTAGTTGATCTTGATTCTGATTTGTTTAAACCTGAAGGATGGGATAACTTGGCAGATGAGAAACcccatcttctttcttttgctgaCATCAGTATATATGAGTTGCATATAAGAGATTTCAG TGCCAATGACTTCACCGTGCATCCAGAGTTGCGTGGTGGTTATCTAGCTTTTACTCTTCAG GACTCAGCAGGTATGCTTCATATGAAGAGGTTAGCTAGTGCTGGTCTCACGCACGTGCACCTGTTGCCCACCTTTCATTTTGGTGGTGTTGATGATGAAAGACATAAATGGAAGGATGTGG ATAGACAGCTGCTTGAATCATTACCACCAGACTCTGATCAGCAACAGGCTCATATCACTGCAATCCAAGATGAGGATGGGTACAATTGGGG TTACAATCCTGTTCTTTGGGGAGTCCCTAAGGGAAGCTATGCAAGTGATGCAAATGGCTCATGCCGTACTTTGGAGTTTCGGAAAATGGTCCAG ATTGTACCTGGTTACTATCTTCGAAGTGATATTGATGGTTTTATTGAGCACAGCACCTGCACTAACAATACAGCAAGTGAGCATTTCATGGTTGAACGTTTGATTCTCGATGATCTCCTATGCTGGGCAGTTCATTATAAG GTTGATGGATTCCGCTTTGACCTGATGGGTCATATAATGAAACGTTCTATG GTGAAGGCCAAGTCCATGCTGCAGAGTTTGTCAATGGAGAAAAATGGAGTTGATGGCTCAAAAATCTACAT ATACGGTGAAGGATGGGACTTTGGTGAAGTTGCAAAAAATGGACGTGGGATAAATGCATCACAGTTTAACCTTTCTGGAACTGGAATTGGGAG CTTTAATGATAGGATTCGAGATGCAATGCTTGGGGGATCTCCATTTGGCCATCCTCTTCAGCAGGGATTTGTCACTGGTCTCTCTTTGGAG ccAAATGGTCATGACCATGGTGATAAATCTGCTGCAGAGCTTATGCTTGCTGTGTCAAAGGATCACATACAG GTTGGAATGGCTGCAAACTTAAGAGACTTTGTTCTGACAACTTTTGATGGTCAAGAG GTTAAAGGATCTGAAGTTTTAACACATGATGGGGTTCCTGTTGCATATGCATTATGGCCCACCGAAACA ATCAATTATGTTTCTGCTCACGACAATGAGACACTTTTTGACATCGTGAGTTTGAAG ACTCCAAAGGATATTTCTTTGGATGATAGGTGCAGGATGAACCATTTGGCAACTAGCATGGTGGCACTATCACAG GGCATACCATTTTTCCATGCTGGTGATGAAATGCTGCGCTCAAAATCACTTGACCGTGATTCATATAACTCTGGTGATTGGTTCAACAG GTTAGATTTTAGCTACAATAGTAATAACTGGGGCATTGGTCTTCCTccaagagaaaaaaatgaaaggaactGGCCATT GATTCAACCAAGACTTGCCGATCCAGACTTCAAGCCGCATAAGAGTGAGATTGTTGCTGCTGTTGAAAGTTTTTTGACTTTCTTACAAATAAGATACTCTTCACCACTCTTTCGTTTGAGAACAGCAAATGCTGTCCAG GAGCGAGTGAAGTTTCACAATACTGGTCCATCATGGATTCCTGGTGTCATAGTAATGAGCATTGAAGATGGTTATGAAGGGGTTCCAGGGCTAACCCAAATGGATGAATG CTACTCATTTGTTGTTGTAATCTTCAATGCTTGCCCCACTGAAGTTTTGTTTAGTAGCCCTGTTTTACGGGCAAGAACTCTTCAATTGCATCCAATGCAG CTGAGGTCAAGCGATGATATTGTCAAGAAGTCAAAATATGAAGCATCCTCGGGCTGTTTCACGGTTCCTGCTAGAACATCATCTGTGTTTGTTGAGTCTCGAGATGCCTGA